Genomic DNA from Pistricoccus aurantiacus:
ATACAGCGAGAACTGCATCTCCTCGAAATCCAGCCGTCGCAGTACCCGCATGCCGAAGATACGGCTGTAGAACGCCAGCGCCTTTTCCGGGTCCTTGACCCGCAGCATGGTGTGATTGAGCCGAAACCCTTGGGAATCGCTGGTGGGCGCCTGAACGCCGGGATATTGCTCGCCATCGAAACTCATCGCGCTCTCCTTGTCCTTGAGAATGAGGATTGCCTTACCCTTGCGGCAGGTCAAACGCCTGCTGCAGCGCCGGCCAGGCGGGCTCGCCGCTTCGGGTGGTCACGCCCTCGACAAAGGCCTTGACCTTTTCCGGGTTGTTCTTGATCCACTCCTCCGCGACGGCTTCCGGCTCTCGCTCTTCGTAGCTGAAGCCCAGAATCATCTGGCTCTGATCCTCCGCATCGATGACGATCTGGTCAAGCAGCCTGGCGGCGTTGGGGTGGGTGTCGGCGAAATCCTTGTTGAGCAGGGTTTTCACGTCACTGCGTCCGCCATCCGGCCCCCAGAGGTTTTCCGGATCCTCGAGATAGACGATATCGTATTCGATATTCATCCAATGCGGGGTCCAGGCGCCGAAGACGATCCATTCATCGTTGTCGATGGCGCTGTCCACGGAGCTGAGCATGCCCGGGGTCGAGGTGCCGGCGATTCTCCAGTCCCCCAGGCCGTAGGTGTCCTCATCCACCGCCTCATGCAGGATTTCGCTCATGCCGGAGCCGGCTTCGATGGTGTAGAGGGTGCGATCGAACCTGTCGGCGAACTCGTCCTTGTCCAGGTCCTCGGTGCTGGTCACCCCGGCGTCCGCTACATAGCGCGGCACGGCGAAGCCCAGCCGGGCACCGTCAACGTTATTGCCCAGATCGACGATCTTGCCTTTGGACATGGCCGAGTCATACATGCTCTGCTGCCCCGGCAGCCAGGCCGCTAGAAAGGCATCCAGCTCGCCCAGATTGAGCGCTTCGTAGGTAATGGTGGCGCTGATTTCCTGCTGATCCGGCTCGTAGCCCAAGGCGTCCAGCAACTGAGACGCCATGGCGGTCTTGACGGTGACACCGGGCCAGGAGGGGGAGGAAAAACGTACCCGAGGGGATTCTTCCGCGGCAAAGGCAGCACTTGTCAACAACGTCAGGGGCGCGGCCAGCACAATACCGGCGACGGTCAGCGTCAGCGGGTGCAATCGTGATGTCATATCGACTCCTTGGTATTACCTGCGATATTTGAAAACCCTTTCTAAACTAGTGGCATGAGCGCCTTGCGTATAAACGTCTGCTCAACGTAGCAGCCGGCGGCCATCGAGTTGACCCGCCCGTAGGCCATCAACCGTGAATCAGCATTTGGCCAATGTCGACCAATGTTCTACATTTATTGTACAAAAGCGCTACGACAATTAAGTTCAGCCGTTTATCTCATCAGACAATCAAGGAGCTTGAACAATGGCTTACGTGCAGGAAATGGGCGATAACGTCACGCTGTCGGAACTCGAAAGGGCCGTAAACAACGGTTTTTCTCCCATTGTCGAAATATGGTCCATGGACGGGGTCTATGTGGTTCGCCTACATCATCACGTCGACAAGGTAAGCAGTCTTTGCGACAAGGATGGCCAGGTTCTCAGCTTCAAGGGCACCGGCAAGATCTGCGACATGCTCGGTGAAATCGGCCTGACCCATGGCGTGCTGACCTTCGCGGATCAGAATGGCGACGAGATGATCGGCGTGG
This window encodes:
- a CDS encoding ABC transporter substrate-binding protein produces the protein MTSRLHPLTLTVAGIVLAAPLTLLTSAAFAAEESPRVRFSSPSWPGVTVKTAMASQLLDALGYEPDQQEISATITYEALNLGELDAFLAAWLPGQQSMYDSAMSKGKIVDLGNNVDGARLGFAVPRYVADAGVTSTEDLDKDEFADRFDRTLYTIEAGSGMSEILHEAVDEDTYGLGDWRIAGTSTPGMLSSVDSAIDNDEWIVFGAWTPHWMNIEYDIVYLEDPENLWGPDGGRSDVKTLLNKDFADTHPNAARLLDQIVIDAEDQSQMILGFSYEEREPEAVAEEWIKNNPEKVKAFVEGVTTRSGEPAWPALQQAFDLPQG